From Bacillus sp. SM2101, a single genomic window includes:
- a CDS encoding sigma 54-interacting transcriptional regulator has product MSYISKIEEFAQSCADNMADLLGLEVSIIDELGIRVSGTGFHQSLIGKSIPEGSFFEQILRTGSKGTIFDNRKDHEHCISCIFHERCTELATMGYPVMMNDQPIGVIGFIGFTAEQRDLIVTNKEKLYKFMGTISTLLENKLLLLEVTTRNCEVHEGFQQEKRAYSFNDMIGESEQFHSVVKKAKKVVNSPSTILLTGENGTGKECMAKAVHYESSRANQPFITVNCSAIPETLVESELFGYDKGAFTGANRGGKIGKFEAANNGTIFLDEIGDLPLSVQPKLLRVLQEKQVERVGGTRQYSLNVRVIAATNKSLWEMVTKETFREDLYYRINVIPLRLPSLSERVGDIRLFLSYFLKKYSHILQKNVPKLDPLLEQWFLQNEWKGNIRQLENTVEYMMNMVESPHTLTFEDLPYYLHTRQNSSSLDSMVANFERNILAQHLPLNQKEQKEQLAKMLNISLSTLYRKLDKYGLS; this is encoded by the coding sequence ATGTCATATATATCTAAGATAGAAGAATTCGCCCAATCGTGTGCCGACAATATGGCCGACTTACTAGGGTTGGAAGTTTCTATTATAGATGAGTTAGGAATAAGAGTAAGTGGCACAGGGTTTCATCAAAGTCTTATTGGAAAATCGATACCAGAAGGTTCTTTTTTTGAGCAAATATTACGTACAGGATCGAAGGGAACTATTTTCGATAATCGCAAAGATCATGAACACTGTATAAGCTGTATTTTTCATGAACGGTGTACCGAATTAGCAACTATGGGTTACCCTGTCATGATGAATGATCAACCAATTGGAGTTATAGGATTTATCGGTTTTACGGCAGAACAACGAGATTTAATTGTAACCAACAAAGAAAAACTATATAAATTTATGGGAACTATTAGCACATTACTTGAAAATAAGCTATTACTACTTGAAGTAACAACAAGAAATTGTGAAGTTCATGAAGGATTTCAGCAAGAGAAGAGAGCTTATTCTTTCAACGATATGATAGGGGAAAGTGAACAATTTCACTCTGTCGTTAAGAAGGCAAAAAAAGTAGTCAATAGCCCATCCACTATTCTACTAACTGGGGAAAATGGGACAGGTAAAGAATGTATGGCGAAGGCTGTTCATTATGAGAGTAGCCGAGCTAACCAACCATTTATTACTGTAAATTGTTCGGCTATTCCAGAAACATTAGTTGAGAGTGAATTGTTTGGTTATGATAAAGGCGCTTTTACTGGAGCAAATCGTGGAGGGAAAATTGGTAAATTTGAGGCAGCAAATAATGGGACGATCTTTCTTGACGAGATAGGTGATTTACCACTATCGGTACAGCCCAAATTACTACGAGTGCTACAAGAGAAGCAGGTTGAAAGAGTGGGAGGCACTCGTCAATATTCATTAAATGTCCGAGTCATCGCAGCAACAAACAAAAGCTTGTGGGAAATGGTTACGAAAGAGACTTTTCGTGAAGATTTATATTACAGGATTAATGTCATACCACTTCGTTTACCTTCATTATCAGAAAGGGTTGGAGATATACGATTATTCTTGTCTTATTTTCTAAAAAAATATAGTCATATATTACAAAAAAACGTCCCAAAATTGGATCCTCTTCTAGAGCAGTGGTTTTTACAAAATGAGTGGAAAGGGAATATTCGTCAATTAGAGAATACAGTAGAGTATATGATGAATATGGTAGAATCACCACATACTCTAACCTTTGAAGATCTTCCTTATTATCTACATACTCGTCAAAATAGTAGTAGTTTAGATTCAATGGTTGCTAACTTTGAACGAAATATATTAGCACAGCATCTCCCATTAAATCAAAAGGAGCAAAAGGAGCAGCTTGCAAAAATGCTAAATATTAGCTTATCGACCTTATATCGAAAGCTAGATAAGTATGGACTATCTTAA
- the ade gene encoding adenine deaminase has protein sequence MNKSQLKKRIAASNQTNEADLVIKNGKIVDLFNLDIINADVAITDGVFVGIGKYSGKEEIDAKGKYIVPSFIDSHVHIESSMVTPVQFSQVVLPHGITTVITDPHEIANVTGADGISFMLNNSENVPMDIYFMLPSCVPATPFENSGATLSAKDLEPFFKHPRVLGLAEVMDYPAVMNGEETMMDKLTTAMKYSDRMDGHLAGLDEQAINIYMTAGIRTDHECVSVEEARDRIKRGMYVLIREGSGAKDLISVIPAVNTNNARRFAFCTDDKHLDELIEEGSINHNIRLAIQHGLEPLLAYQLASLNAAECFGLKNKGAIAPGYEADFLLIDNLEEVAIHQVFKAGKLVAQDGKMVIEDTKKLEQHLPESIIHTVNIPKIDSKDLMIPMSNSSSANIIGIIPNSIHTKHLVEEVLVEDNEFIPCTKKDHLKIAVVERHKKTGNVGLGIVKGLELSSGAIAATVAHDSHNIVVAGTNDEDMITAINQISHMGGGLVVVKDKKILSAVPLNIGGLMSEKSFNSVYGELKQLDDALQQINAPTHFNPFLTLSFLCLPVIPKLKVTDLGLFDVKTFKHIQIATNEK, from the coding sequence ATGAATAAAAGTCAGTTAAAAAAACGTATTGCAGCCTCAAATCAAACAAATGAGGCGGATTTAGTTATAAAAAATGGCAAAATAGTTGATCTATTTAATTTAGATATAATAAATGCAGATGTTGCCATCACAGACGGTGTTTTTGTCGGCATTGGCAAGTATTCAGGAAAAGAGGAAATTGACGCAAAAGGGAAGTACATTGTTCCGTCCTTTATTGATAGCCATGTACATATAGAATCTTCCATGGTCACTCCAGTTCAATTCTCTCAAGTCGTTTTACCCCATGGGATTACAACTGTTATCACAGATCCACATGAAATAGCTAATGTTACTGGAGCTGATGGCATATCATTTATGTTAAACAATTCAGAAAATGTTCCAATGGATATATATTTCATGCTGCCATCATGTGTTCCAGCGACGCCATTTGAAAATTCAGGTGCAACGTTATCTGCTAAAGATTTAGAACCCTTCTTCAAGCACCCAAGAGTTTTAGGCTTAGCAGAAGTAATGGATTATCCAGCAGTTATGAATGGCGAAGAAACGATGATGGATAAATTAACGACAGCGATGAAATACTCTGATCGAATGGATGGTCATTTAGCTGGATTAGATGAGCAAGCTATCAATATATACATGACTGCTGGAATACGAACTGATCACGAATGTGTATCTGTTGAAGAAGCTAGAGATCGTATTAAACGTGGAATGTACGTGTTAATTCGTGAAGGTTCTGGTGCAAAAGACCTGATTTCAGTCATTCCAGCTGTAAATACAAATAATGCTCGTAGATTTGCATTTTGTACAGATGATAAACATTTAGATGAATTAATTGAAGAAGGAAGTATCAACCATAATATACGTTTAGCAATTCAGCATGGTTTAGAACCGTTACTTGCTTACCAATTAGCATCATTAAATGCGGCAGAGTGCTTCGGGCTAAAAAATAAAGGCGCCATTGCTCCTGGTTATGAAGCCGACTTCTTACTAATTGATAACTTAGAAGAGGTAGCTATTCATCAAGTTTTCAAAGCTGGGAAGCTTGTTGCTCAAGATGGTAAAATGGTAATAGAAGATACGAAAAAACTAGAACAACATTTACCTGAAAGTATTATTCATACAGTTAACATTCCTAAGATCGATAGTAAAGATTTAATGATCCCAATGTCAAATAGTTCTAGTGCTAATATAATTGGTATTATTCCAAATAGTATACATACTAAGCATCTTGTTGAAGAGGTCTTAGTGGAGGATAATGAATTTATACCATGCACGAAAAAGGATCACTTAAAAATTGCAGTAGTCGAACGACATAAAAAGACTGGAAATGTTGGCTTAGGCATCGTAAAAGGACTTGAATTATCATCAGGTGCCATAGCTGCAACGGTTGCACACGATTCACATAATATTGTTGTAGCAGGTACAAATGACGAAGATATGATAACAGCCATCAATCAAATATCACATATGGGTGGCGGACTTGTTGTGGTCAAAGATAAAAAAATACTAAGTGCTGTACCATTGAATATCGGTGGGCTTATGTCCGAAAAATCATTCAACAGTGTATATGGGGAGCTAAAACAGCTAGATGATGCATTACAGCAAATTAACGCACCAACTCATTTTAACCCATTTTTAACATTGTCCTTTTTATGTTTGCCAGTTATCCCTAAGCTAAAGGTGA
- a CDS encoding RluA family pseudouridine synthase, which translates to MRANRKGEWFEIIAPIEWHQFTINHLFKNHWHIPKKLTHDFRMHRRIKINNQAISWDTKIQAGDRIQLHVFYEVKDSVIPDYADIQILYEDDHLIIVNKPSGMDTHPNELGQTGTLANAVSYHFLSNGISATAKHVHRLDRNTTGAVLFAKHPLVGVMLDKMLTERKIKRTYLAVVHGILTKKQGCIDAPIGRDRHHPTRRRVSKNGQDAITHYKVISNNRNENTALLYLQLDTGRTHQIRVHLSHLDHPLIGDVLYGGKKSKAARQALHAAKISFHHPFTRELIECYAPFLDEPPIFPDDVTNYLT; encoded by the coding sequence TTGAGAGCGAATCGTAAAGGAGAATGGTTTGAGATCATTGCACCTATAGAATGGCATCAATTCACTATCAATCATTTATTTAAAAATCATTGGCATATTCCAAAGAAATTGACTCATGATTTCCGCATGCACCGAAGAATAAAAATAAACAATCAAGCCATATCATGGGATACAAAAATACAAGCTGGAGATCGGATTCAATTACATGTTTTTTATGAAGTTAAAGATTCAGTTATTCCGGATTATGCCGATATACAAATTTTATATGAAGATGATCATCTCATTATTGTTAATAAACCGAGTGGCATGGACACACACCCCAATGAACTAGGACAAACAGGTACGCTAGCTAATGCTGTTTCTTATCACTTTCTATCAAACGGTATTTCTGCTACTGCAAAACACGTCCATCGTCTAGACAGAAATACAACAGGTGCAGTTCTTTTTGCAAAACACCCTCTTGTTGGTGTGATGTTAGATAAAATGCTAACAGAGCGCAAAATTAAAAGAACATACCTGGCTGTTGTTCATGGTATTCTCACGAAAAAACAAGGATGTATTGATGCACCGATCGGGCGTGATCGACACCATCCAACGAGGAGAAGGGTGTCTAAAAACGGTCAAGATGCAATCACTCATTACAAGGTCATTTCAAATAATCGAAATGAAAACACAGCCCTATTATATTTGCAATTAGATACTGGCCGTACGCACCAAATACGCGTTCATCTCAGTCATTTGGATCACCCTTTAATTGGCGACGTTTTATATGGTGGGAAAAAATCAAAAGCTGCTAGACAAGCATTACATGCTGCAAAAATTTCCTTTCACCACCCTTTCACACGTGAATTAATTGAATGCTATGCACCGTTCTTGGACGAGCCACCAATTTTTCCTGATGATGTAACTAATTATTTGACTTAA
- a CDS encoding PLP-dependent aspartate aminotransferase family protein: MTEMIYDWSINTKCIHGNKEKRRNGVIANSVTPAVAYAFENTEEAASVVSGARAGIYYGRYGNPTTNKLEAHIALLENGEAALGLSSGMAAISSAILANVKHGEHILVTKHIYGGTYKFLSTLGPRFGITYDYVDCTDLTMVKQAIRPETKVLFIETPSNPCLTVLDINKLSTLAHEHGLTVVVDNTLMTPLLQKPLELGADIVIHSATKYLNGHGDVLAGFIISNRQQIESIRKNVMGDLGQHLNAWDSYLILRGLKTLPIRMKQHCDSAQEIANYLDQHPYISNVYFPGSTTHPQYQLVKEQMNGYGGIVSFEVKGGFEEAKKFIDRLELCMISFSLGDPETLVQHPASMTHFAIPKHERASFGITDGLIRLSTGLEEKRDILLDIEQALMR; this comes from the coding sequence ATGACAGAAATGATATATGATTGGAGTATAAATACTAAATGTATTCATGGTAATAAAGAAAAGAGAAGAAATGGGGTTATAGCGAACTCAGTAACACCAGCTGTGGCATATGCATTTGAAAATACTGAAGAAGCTGCATCGGTTGTTTCAGGAGCAAGGGCTGGGATTTATTATGGAAGATATGGTAATCCTACGACAAATAAATTAGAAGCGCACATCGCTTTATTAGAAAATGGAGAGGCTGCATTAGGTTTATCAAGTGGAATGGCAGCTATTTCTAGCGCCATCCTAGCAAATGTTAAACATGGAGAACATATACTCGTTACAAAACACATATACGGTGGGACGTATAAATTTTTATCTACGCTAGGCCCGCGCTTTGGAATTACATATGATTATGTAGACTGTACTGACTTAACTATGGTAAAACAAGCAATAAGACCTGAAACCAAAGTGCTATTTATTGAAACACCATCTAACCCTTGTCTAACAGTATTAGATATTAACAAGTTATCAACATTAGCACATGAACATGGGCTAACCGTCGTAGTTGATAATACTTTGATGACCCCATTATTACAAAAGCCATTAGAGCTTGGTGCAGACATTGTTATTCATAGTGCCACAAAATACTTAAACGGACATGGTGATGTATTAGCAGGTTTCATAATTAGCAATCGGCAGCAAATTGAATCTATTCGTAAAAATGTGATGGGTGATTTAGGACAGCACTTAAACGCATGGGATTCCTACTTAATTTTACGTGGGTTAAAAACATTACCTATACGCATGAAGCAACATTGTGATAGTGCTCAAGAAATTGCAAACTATTTGGACCAACATCCGTATATTAGTAATGTTTATTTTCCAGGATCAACAACACATCCACAATATCAACTTGTCAAAGAACAAATGAATGGATATGGTGGTATCGTTTCTTTTGAAGTGAAAGGAGGCTTTGAAGAAGCGAAGAAATTTATAGATAGATTGGAGCTTTGTATGATTTCGTTCAGCCTTGGTGATCCAGAAACGCTTGTACAACACCCGGCATCAATGACCCATTTTGCTATCCCTAAACATGAAAGAGCTTCGTTTGGAATTACTGATGGTCTCATTAGATTGTCAACTGGATTAGAAGAAAAACGCGATATACTATTAGATATCGAGCAAGCACTTATGAGGTGA